In a single window of the Streptomyces cinnabarinus genome:
- a CDS encoding ferritin-like domain-containing protein, which produces MNNPIPGSVDLPVPEGKIFPRNLTARADYAVPGNPSGSRPESGVDNCFPGLEFDQRNLEKAFFPGLLFDFHHGGGSRLIGVTEGAPSVLDLTAADLGAGVQSDPWRLHLWAVCGRTTVDQTESEAPVFNATSRSGLALWRRVHDLLPGRIAILLGPTPGIQSPGADVVPGGLNAWRMNNDTTVQRDDDGRVEAAVLIADRAAYLDSEGVIDPDLYLPGDLTRSLCAPWQYDFRECGCYYWAASKPDISASPDGRFHPLNFQRSDRTQPPKLDTPNIAERERQELDHPDLITNWNVLPVVLNGREDDVLGPGTLFDLTEMPREEVIERLERLADIEHALCLEYLYAHYSLDAPTTLPPGTNPQSPIAQFHAAAAEVFSVAVDEMRHLRWVNEVLGVLGRPHRLDPPPLGMIIQQQTGHAFELKPLTAAQLDWFIDVEKTSDELNPDGIDGMYIRLHHTIVERPDLFPQSDRLAHLIKLIIDEGVNHFERFQAVKGHLAEFSEDEYLRRLDKTPDAMDRQLLQLADLNYAVLLGTMKETLDRGDRAGGVLIEHARRAMHNLHEVNHLLASRDVAPRFQTPQPGVGMPLADGQATLAAARAARQLQEAISSLDGTDLRAMMTRHRATTEALIADLIL; this is translated from the coding sequence GTGAACAACCCGATCCCCGGCAGCGTGGACCTCCCCGTACCCGAGGGGAAGATCTTCCCCCGCAACCTCACCGCACGGGCCGACTACGCGGTCCCGGGAAACCCCTCCGGCTCCCGCCCGGAAAGCGGTGTGGACAACTGCTTCCCCGGTCTTGAGTTCGACCAGCGCAACCTGGAGAAGGCCTTCTTCCCCGGGCTGCTGTTCGACTTCCACCACGGCGGCGGCTCGCGGCTGATCGGCGTCACCGAGGGCGCCCCGTCCGTACTGGACCTCACCGCCGCCGACCTGGGCGCGGGCGTCCAGAGCGACCCGTGGCGGCTGCACCTGTGGGCCGTGTGCGGGCGTACCACCGTGGACCAGACGGAGTCCGAGGCTCCCGTGTTCAACGCCACCTCCCGCAGCGGTCTCGCCCTCTGGCGCCGCGTCCACGACCTGCTGCCGGGCCGGATCGCCATCCTGCTCGGACCCACCCCGGGCATCCAGTCCCCGGGCGCGGACGTCGTGCCCGGCGGCCTCAACGCGTGGCGCATGAACAACGACACCACGGTGCAGCGCGACGACGACGGGAGGGTCGAGGCGGCCGTCCTGATCGCCGACCGGGCCGCCTACCTGGACTCCGAAGGAGTCATCGACCCCGACCTCTACCTGCCCGGTGACCTCACCCGCAGCCTGTGCGCGCCCTGGCAGTACGACTTCCGCGAATGCGGCTGCTACTACTGGGCCGCTTCCAAGCCCGACATCTCCGCCAGCCCCGACGGCCGCTTCCATCCGCTCAACTTCCAGCGCTCGGACCGCACTCAGCCGCCCAAGCTGGACACCCCGAACATCGCGGAGCGGGAAAGACAGGAACTCGACCACCCCGATCTGATCACCAACTGGAACGTGCTGCCCGTCGTCCTCAACGGCCGCGAGGACGACGTCCTGGGCCCCGGCACCCTGTTCGACCTCACGGAGATGCCCCGCGAGGAGGTGATCGAGCGACTGGAGCGGTTGGCCGACATCGAGCACGCACTGTGCCTGGAATACCTGTACGCGCACTACTCGTTGGACGCCCCGACCACCCTCCCGCCCGGCACCAACCCCCAGTCGCCCATCGCGCAGTTCCACGCGGCCGCGGCCGAGGTGTTCTCGGTCGCGGTGGACGAGATGCGCCACCTGCGATGGGTCAACGAAGTGCTCGGAGTGCTCGGCAGGCCGCACCGGCTCGACCCGCCACCGCTTGGCATGATCATCCAGCAGCAGACCGGGCACGCCTTCGAGCTGAAACCGCTCACGGCCGCCCAACTGGACTGGTTCATCGACGTGGAGAAGACCAGCGACGAGCTCAATCCGGACGGCATCGATGGGATGTACATCCGCCTGCACCACACCATCGTCGAACGCCCGGACCTGTTCCCGCAGTCCGACCGGCTCGCCCATCTGATCAAGCTCATCATCGACGAGGGCGTGAACCACTTCGAGCGGTTCCAGGCGGTCAAGGGGCACCTCGCGGAGTTCTCCGAGGACGAGTACCTGCGCCGGCTCGACAAGACCCCGGACGCGATGGACCGGCAGCTCCTGCAACTCGCGGACCTCAACTACGCCGTGCTGCTCGGCACGATGAAGGAGACCCTGGACCGGGGCGACCGCGCCGGAGGCGTACTGATCGAGCACGCCCGGCGGGCCATGCACAACCTCCACGAGGTCAACCACCTCCTCGCCTCCCGCGACGTGGCCCCCCGCTTCCAGACCCCCCAGCCCGGCGTCGGCATGCCGCTCGCCGACGGCCAGGCCACCCTCGCCGCCGCCCGGGCCGCCCGGCAGCTGCAGGAAGCCATCAGCTCGCTCGACGGGACCGACCTGCGCGCCATGATGACCCGCCACCGGGCCACCACCGAGGCCCTGATTGCCGACCTCATCCTGTGA
- a CDS encoding radical SAM/SPASM domain-containing protein, whose product MSVLLQIGRRPPEPEPGPDSARPGLPAEIRVFRSAHGAHLFVADGSRVYDLPEATAARLEAWTAATSAAAHDPAADAALAAELGLPLWGAAGVPAPRIDGTPAAVPPLASLSLNVMQACNLSCGHCYADEGRFGGNARAMPRETAFAAVDRLIAEAAPGAGVVVGFMGGEPLLARELVHDVVDHATRAGADTGHAVRFALTTNLTTVRPEDAELFAAHPFTVAVSLDGDRAGHDVLRTAPGGGSAYDRLRAGLDVLNRHGRPRHLSARVSVTPYTGRLKDVLEHGIGLGFDEVGFAAVVSAPDPAYEIGASAFAGFLEQMTECGETALAELAAGRPYPFGNFQTAMYELHTGGHRPYPCGAGAGYLSASAEGGLYACHRLVDDPAFRMGSVAQGPDQGARAEHLAARHVDRAEPCRSCWARYLCGGGCYHEVARRGRPGCDYIRGWLAFCLRAYVELSESAPEFFRRTTPSDLPGDPAGLAR is encoded by the coding sequence GTGAGCGTTCTCCTTCAGATCGGCCGTCGCCCCCCGGAACCGGAACCGGGCCCGGACAGCGCCCGCCCCGGACTGCCCGCCGAGATCCGGGTCTTCCGCAGCGCCCACGGAGCCCACCTGTTCGTGGCCGACGGAAGCCGCGTCTACGACCTGCCCGAGGCCACCGCCGCCCGGCTGGAGGCCTGGACGGCGGCCACGTCCGCCGCAGCCCACGACCCGGCCGCGGACGCCGCCCTCGCCGCCGAACTGGGGCTGCCCCTGTGGGGCGCGGCGGGCGTCCCCGCTCCCCGCATCGACGGCACCCCCGCCGCCGTACCCCCGCTCGCCTCGCTCTCACTCAACGTGATGCAGGCCTGCAACCTCAGCTGCGGCCACTGCTACGCGGACGAGGGCCGGTTCGGCGGCAACGCCCGTGCCATGCCCCGCGAGACCGCCTTCGCCGCCGTGGACCGGCTCATCGCCGAAGCAGCACCAGGAGCCGGAGTCGTCGTCGGCTTCATGGGTGGCGAACCGCTCCTCGCCCGCGAACTCGTCCACGACGTGGTCGACCACGCGACCCGGGCGGGCGCCGACACCGGGCACGCGGTGCGCTTCGCCCTCACCACCAACCTCACCACCGTCCGGCCCGAGGACGCCGAGTTGTTCGCCGCGCACCCGTTCACCGTGGCCGTGAGCCTCGACGGCGACCGGGCCGGCCACGACGTGCTGCGCACGGCGCCCGGCGGGGGCAGCGCGTACGACAGGCTGCGCGCGGGACTCGATGTACTGAACCGGCACGGACGGCCGCGCCACCTGTCGGCCCGGGTCAGCGTCACCCCGTACACCGGGCGGCTCAAGGACGTACTGGAGCACGGGATCGGCCTCGGCTTCGACGAGGTGGGCTTCGCCGCCGTGGTCAGCGCCCCCGATCCGGCCTACGAGATCGGGGCGAGCGCCTTCGCCGGGTTCCTGGAGCAGATGACCGAATGCGGGGAGACGGCGCTGGCCGAACTCGCCGCGGGACGGCCTTACCCCTTCGGTAATTTCCAGACCGCGATGTACGAACTCCACACCGGCGGACACCGCCCCTACCCGTGCGGGGCGGGTGCCGGTTACCTCAGCGCCTCGGCCGAGGGCGGCCTGTACGCCTGCCACCGGCTCGTGGACGACCCGGCGTTCCGGATGGGCTCCGTCGCCCAGGGGCCCGACCAGGGCGCGCGGGCCGAGCACCTCGCGGCCCGCCACGTGGACCGGGCGGAGCCCTGTCGGTCCTGCTGGGCCCGCTACCTGTGCGGCGGCGGCTGCTACCACGAGGTCGCCCGGCGCGGCCGTCCCGGCTGCGACTACATCCGCGGCTGGCTGGCGTTCTGCCTGCGCGCGTACGTCGAACTCAGTGAGAGCGCACCGGAGTTCTTCCGCCGTACCACCCCGTCCGACCTGCCCGGTGACCCCGCCGGACTGGCCCGCTGA
- a CDS encoding Dyp-type peroxidase, whose protein sequence is MSTLQDGIYHGPGRRPPGHLALVFLRADPAADAAVVDGVLREVAGTLGGLTEGRVGELPGHPVPTGDLEVLLGFGPKAFDVPGARVTCPAALGPRFRFRSPLPTGGGPVLIGASLPYGADIVRNDATEEFCLQLTATTQLAVSRAVVELWKLLDGRRDSRTQMAPLEIAGIHTGFQRDDQRSWIGFHDGVSNLESSVREGVISIGDAESGSDPWTVGGTYLVFLRLAVDLDQWHHLPRAQQELLVGRDKLTGAPLTGTDTDGQPVPAAGCPVAGTTEVTQPGNEDFIEPGPTDDPVLLAAHVRRANLTGGDAADLTGSLRMFRQGYEFFQPVAAAPGFRVGLNFISFQDHPERVLRVLTQRGWLGGVNFGGQSGEDGPAGRLLTVRAGGTYLVPPARDAAPYPGAEVFG, encoded by the coding sequence ATGAGCACCCTCCAGGACGGGATCTACCACGGTCCCGGCCGCCGCCCGCCCGGGCACCTCGCGTTGGTGTTCCTGCGCGCCGACCCGGCGGCGGACGCCGCCGTGGTGGACGGCGTGCTGCGCGAGGTGGCCGGAACGCTGGGGGGCCTCACCGAGGGGCGCGTCGGCGAACTGCCCGGCCATCCGGTCCCCACCGGCGACTTGGAGGTGCTGCTCGGCTTCGGACCCAAAGCCTTCGACGTCCCGGGCGCCCGCGTCACCTGCCCCGCCGCGCTGGGCCCGCGCTTTCGCTTCCGCTCACCGCTGCCCACCGGCGGCGGCCCCGTGCTCATCGGCGCGAGCCTTCCGTACGGCGCGGACATCGTGCGCAACGACGCCACCGAGGAGTTCTGCCTCCAGCTCACCGCCACGACCCAACTCGCGGTGTCCCGCGCGGTGGTGGAACTGTGGAAGCTGCTCGACGGCAGAAGAGACAGCCGTACCCAGATGGCGCCGCTGGAGATCGCGGGCATCCATACCGGCTTCCAGCGCGACGATCAGCGCAGCTGGATCGGCTTCCACGACGGCGTGTCCAACCTGGAGAGCAGCGTCCGGGAAGGCGTCATCTCCATCGGTGACGCCGAGTCCGGCTCCGACCCCTGGACCGTCGGCGGCACCTACCTCGTCTTCCTCCGGCTCGCCGTCGACCTCGACCAGTGGCACCATCTGCCTCGCGCCCAGCAGGAGTTGCTCGTCGGCCGGGACAAGCTCACCGGTGCCCCGCTCACCGGCACGGACACCGACGGACAGCCTGTGCCGGCGGCCGGCTGTCCGGTGGCCGGGACCACCGAGGTCACCCAGCCCGGCAACGAGGACTTCATCGAGCCCGGTCCCACCGACGACCCCGTGCTGCTCGCTGCCCATGTCCGCCGGGCCAATCTGACCGGCGGCGACGCCGCCGACCTGACCGGCTCGCTGCGGATGTTCCGCCAGGGCTACGAGTTCTTCCAACCCGTCGCCGCCGCCCCCGGCTTCCGCGTCGGCCTGAACTTCATCAGCTTTCAGGACCACCCCGAGCGGGTGCTGCGCGTCCTCACCCAGCGCGGCTGGCTGGGCGGCGTCAACTTCGGCGGGCAATCCGGCGAGGACGGTCCGGCGGGCCGACTGCTGACCGTACGGGCCGGCGGCACCTACCTCGTCCCGCCGGCGCGGGACGCCGCTCCCTACCCGGGAGCCGAGGTCTTCGGGTGA
- a CDS encoding AraC family transcriptional regulator has protein sequence MLERLNQAMEHIESHLDQDIEAGELARIAATSEYHLRRMFSALAGIPLSEYIRRRRLTLAGAEVLAGSETLLEIAMRYGYGSGEAFARAFRVMHGIGPGEARRTGAALSSQSRMTFRLTIEGSSSMRYRIADKTDFTVVGLKARVPLVHAGPNQAIMDFVRGIDPQTLERLEKLSDQEPHGVVSVCDDLDPSRAEGTELDYYQGVITSAAAPEGTTALAVPAGTWAVFATSGPAPQAIQELWRDVFTEWFPSNPYRSRVGPEILRTRLSPDKTEADAELWLPVEPEHG, from the coding sequence ATGCTGGAGCGGCTGAACCAGGCCATGGAGCACATCGAGAGCCATCTCGACCAGGACATCGAGGCGGGTGAGCTGGCACGCATCGCGGCCACCTCGGAGTACCACCTGCGCCGGATGTTCTCCGCGCTCGCCGGCATACCGCTCTCGGAGTACATCCGGCGCCGCCGGCTCACGCTCGCGGGAGCCGAAGTGCTCGCGGGGAGCGAGACCCTGCTGGAGATCGCGATGCGTTACGGATACGGCTCCGGCGAGGCGTTCGCGCGGGCGTTCCGTGTCATGCACGGCATCGGACCGGGCGAGGCCCGGCGTACCGGCGCTGCGCTCAGCTCACAGTCCCGGATGACCTTCCGCCTCACCATCGAAGGAAGCAGCAGTATGCGATACCGCATTGCAGACAAAACGGACTTCACTGTCGTCGGGCTCAAGGCCCGGGTGCCGCTGGTGCACGCGGGGCCGAACCAGGCGATCATGGACTTCGTCCGCGGGATCGACCCGCAGACCCTGGAGCGCCTGGAGAAGCTCTCGGACCAGGAGCCGCACGGCGTCGTCTCGGTCTGCGACGACTTGGACCCCAGCCGGGCCGAGGGCACCGAACTCGACTACTACCAAGGTGTGATCACTTCCGCGGCCGCTCCCGAGGGCACGACGGCGTTGGCCGTCCCGGCCGGCACCTGGGCCGTCTTCGCCACCTCCGGGCCGGCGCCACAGGCCATCCAGGAACTGTGGCGGGACGTGTTCACCGAGTGGTTCCCTTCGAACCCGTACCGTAGCCGCGTAGGCCCCGAAATCCTGCGCACCCGACTGTCGCCGGACAAGACCGAGGCGGACGCCGAACTGTGGCTGCCGGTGGAGCCCGAGCACGGCTGA
- a CDS encoding MerR family transcriptional regulator, which translates to MLISELAEVTGVSARALRHYEDRGLLVPARNSSGYREYSEADVTRVAQIRTMIAAGLGTATIQRYFDCVRTGDHGMSLEMCPNLRAELDALAGRLQAQQAELRETRRRLSELAS; encoded by the coding sequence GTGCTGATCAGCGAACTCGCCGAGGTGACCGGTGTGAGCGCGCGAGCGCTACGGCACTACGAGGACCGGGGGCTGCTGGTCCCGGCTCGCAACAGCAGCGGGTACCGGGAGTACTCCGAGGCCGATGTCACGCGTGTGGCCCAGATCAGGACGATGATCGCCGCTGGTCTGGGCACCGCGACGATTCAGCGGTACTTCGACTGCGTTCGAACCGGCGATCACGGCATGTCACTTGAGATGTGCCCGAACCTGCGGGCCGAGCTGGACGCCTTGGCCGGACGCCTCCAGGCGCAGCAAGCCGAACTCCGCGAGACGCGGCGGCGATTGAGTGAGCTCGCATCGTAG
- a CDS encoding RBBP9/YdeN family alpha/beta hydrolase: protein MTTGTTQRRASIIHGYGATPEDHWFGWLAAQLRASGIPASVPALPNPHSPDAAQWTQAVRADLGTPDEHSIVVAHSLGCLTVLRALRSLPRPWRLGTVVLVSGFVDRLPALPDLDDHIGHGCDLTGLSNHIDRLTIIRSDADPYVPPGHTDRLADLLGISAQVVPGAGHFLASDGVTALHEVREAIAEQGRSGAEPVSRHSAC, encoded by the coding sequence ATGACGACTGGAACAACCCAGCGGCGTGCCTCGATCATCCACGGCTACGGCGCGACCCCCGAGGACCACTGGTTCGGCTGGCTGGCCGCACAGCTCCGGGCGAGCGGCATCCCAGCCTCGGTCCCGGCCCTTCCGAACCCACACTCCCCGGACGCCGCACAGTGGACGCAAGCCGTACGCGCCGACCTGGGAACACCCGACGAGCACTCGATCGTCGTCGCGCACAGCCTGGGCTGCCTCACCGTGCTGCGTGCCCTGCGCTCGCTCCCGCGCCCGTGGCGTCTAGGCACCGTCGTGCTGGTCTCCGGATTCGTCGACCGACTCCCCGCGCTCCCGGACCTCGACGACCACATCGGACACGGCTGCGACCTGACGGGGCTCAGCAACCACATCGACCGCCTCACGATCATCCGGTCGGACGCGGACCCGTACGTACCGCCCGGTCACACCGACCGCCTTGCCGATCTGCTCGGAATCTCCGCCCAAGTAGTCCCTGGAGCAGGGCATTTCCTCGCTTCCGACGGTGTCACTGCACTGCACGAGGTCCGTGAGGCCATCGCCGAGCAGGGCAGGTCAGGGGCTGAACCGGTCAGCCGCCACTCGGCTTGCTGA
- a CDS encoding NAD(P)-dependent oxidoreductase, which translates to MNDNSQTPVTVIGLGLMGQALAGAFLKAGHPTTVWNRTSSKADRLVAEGARLAPTVGEAIKAGSLTIICVTDYPALHELLDTTEVELAGTMLINLTSGDSAQARETARWAERRGAHYLDGAIMAIPAVIGTDEALILHSGPQSDFEAHRSTLDALGTVTHLGADHGLASLYDVAGLAMMWSVLNAWLQGTALLRTAGVDAATFAPFARQIAAGVADWLPGYAEQIDSGSFPAVVSALETDARAMAHLIEESEAVGVNAELPKLIKEMADRAIAAGHGGEQYPVLIEEFSKPSGG; encoded by the coding sequence ATGAACGACAACTCGCAAACACCTGTGACAGTCATCGGACTTGGTCTGATGGGCCAGGCGCTCGCCGGCGCGTTCCTGAAGGCCGGCCATCCCACGACCGTGTGGAACCGCACGTCGTCCAAGGCAGACCGGCTGGTGGCCGAAGGGGCGCGGCTGGCACCGACGGTCGGCGAAGCGATCAAGGCAGGCTCTCTCACGATCATCTGCGTCACCGACTACCCGGCCCTGCACGAGCTGCTCGACACGACTGAAGTCGAGCTGGCCGGCACGATGTTGATCAACCTGACCTCGGGCGACTCCGCCCAGGCCCGGGAAACCGCGCGCTGGGCCGAGCGGCGAGGCGCCCACTACCTGGACGGCGCCATCATGGCCATCCCGGCGGTCATCGGCACCGACGAGGCGCTGATTCTGCACAGCGGACCGCAGTCGGACTTCGAGGCGCACCGGTCCACGCTCGACGCCCTCGGCACGGTTACTCACCTTGGCGCGGACCATGGCCTTGCGTCCCTGTACGACGTGGCCGGTCTGGCGATGATGTGGAGCGTTCTGAACGCATGGCTCCAGGGCACCGCCCTGCTCAGGACGGCCGGTGTGGACGCCGCGACATTCGCGCCGTTCGCACGGCAGATCGCTGCCGGAGTAGCTGATTGGCTGCCGGGGTACGCCGAGCAGATCGACAGCGGCTCCTTCCCGGCCGTGGTGTCGGCGCTGGAGACCGACGCGCGGGCGATGGCGCACTTGATCGAGGAGAGCGAAGCGGTGGGCGTCAACGCCGAACTGCCCAAGCTGATCAAGGAGATGGCCGACCGCGCGATCGCTGCCGGACACGGGGGAGAGCAGTACCCCGTGCTGATCGAGGAGTTCAGCAAGCCGAGTGGCGGCTGA
- a CDS encoding MerR family transcriptional regulator, with protein sequence MRIGELSRRTGVHTHQLRYYEAQGLLEAERAGNGYREYDENAVLRVGQIRHLLGAGLSSEDIAYLLPCAVGAAPELPGCPELLAAMRSRLQRLDDQMARLAQSRGALAEYIDAAERTGSENYPPFENADLAPAPA encoded by the coding sequence ATGCGGATCGGGGAACTCAGTCGCCGGACGGGCGTCCATACCCACCAACTGCGCTACTACGAGGCCCAGGGCCTGTTGGAGGCGGAGCGTGCCGGGAACGGATACCGCGAGTACGACGAGAACGCCGTGCTGCGGGTCGGCCAGATCCGGCACCTGCTCGGCGCGGGACTGTCCTCCGAGGACATCGCCTATCTGCTGCCCTGCGCGGTCGGTGCGGCCCCAGAGCTGCCCGGGTGCCCGGAGCTGCTGGCCGCGATGCGGTCACGGTTGCAGCGGCTGGACGACCAGATGGCCAGGCTCGCGCAGTCCCGCGGCGCGCTTGCCGAGTACATCGACGCGGCCGAGCGCACGGGCAGCGAGAACTACCCGCCCTTCGAGAACGCCGACTTGGCGCCCGCTCCCGCCTGA
- a CDS encoding DUF6980 family protein, which translates to MTDHCCEAMVRQVDARCDQHHGTSVCPDALIGFDARFQEYGLIVHDGGTSSVDIHFCPWCGRALPQSQRDRWFDELERRGIDPWEGEIPAEFQDDRWLATPPRD; encoded by the coding sequence ATGACTGACCACTGCTGCGAGGCGATGGTCCGCCAGGTCGACGCACGCTGCGACCAGCACCACGGCACCTCTGTCTGCCCGGACGCGCTGATCGGATTCGACGCCAGGTTCCAGGAGTATGGGCTGATCGTCCACGACGGCGGCACATCGAGCGTCGATATCCACTTCTGCCCATGGTGCGGGCGAGCGCTCCCCCAGTCGCAGCGAGACCGCTGGTTCGACGAACTGGAGCGACGCGGGATCGACCCCTGGGAGGGCGAGATCCCGGCCGAGTTCCAGGACGACCGTTGGCTGGCCACACCGCCTCGGGACTGA